From Panthera tigris isolate Pti1 chromosome D3, P.tigris_Pti1_mat1.1, whole genome shotgun sequence, one genomic window encodes:
- the MRPL40 gene encoding 39S ribosomal protein L40, mitochondrial isoform X2, which produces MRAEPLRKKKKVDPKKDQAAKDRLKKRIRRLEKASQELIPIEDFITPVKLLDKARQRPHMELPFEESERRALLLKKWSLYKHREHEMERDAIRSMLEAQQEALQELHVLSPELHAEATKRDPNLFPFEKEGPDYTPPVSNYQPPEGRYHDITKVYTQVEFKR; this is translated from the exons ATGAG AGCAGAgcctctgagaaagaagaaaaaggtagaTCCTAAAAAAGACCAAGCAGCAAAGGACCGTTTGAAAAAGAGAATCAGACGACTGGAGAAAGCTAGCCAGGAGCTAATCCCCATTGAAGATTTTATAACACCTGTGAAGCTCTTGGATAAAGCAAG ACAGCGGCCTCACATGGAGCTTCCTTTTGAGGAGAGTGAGCGGAGAGCTCTGCTTCTGAAGAAGTGGTCCCTGTACAAGCATCGAGAGcatgagatggagagagatgcCATCAGGTCCATGCTTGAGGCCCAACAGGAAGCTCTGCAGGAGCTGCATGTCCTGTCCCCAGAGCTACATGCGGAGGCCACCAAGCGGGACCCCAATTTATTCCCCTTTGAAAAAGAAGGGCCAGATTACACGCCACCAGTCTCCAACTACCAGCCCCCTGAAGGCAGGTACCATGACATCACCAAGGTGTACACACAGGTGGAGTTTAAGAGGTAG
- the MRPL40 gene encoding 39S ribosomal protein L40, mitochondrial isoform X1, whose translation MAVAALRASARALRSGSWLLGTWQTQIRDTHQRASLFSFWELIPMRAEPLRKKKKVDPKKDQAAKDRLKKRIRRLEKASQELIPIEDFITPVKLLDKARQRPHMELPFEESERRALLLKKWSLYKHREHEMERDAIRSMLEAQQEALQELHVLSPELHAEATKRDPNLFPFEKEGPDYTPPVSNYQPPEGRYHDITKVYTQVEFKR comes from the exons ATGGCTGTCGCAGCGCTGAGAGCTTCCGCCCGCGCTCTGCGCTCGGGGAGCTG GCTTCTGGGAACTTGGCAGACACAGATTAGAGACACCCACCAGcgagcttcattattttccttctgggaACTCATTCCCATGAG AGCAGAgcctctgagaaagaagaaaaaggtagaTCCTAAAAAAGACCAAGCAGCAAAGGACCGTTTGAAAAAGAGAATCAGACGACTGGAGAAAGCTAGCCAGGAGCTAATCCCCATTGAAGATTTTATAACACCTGTGAAGCTCTTGGATAAAGCAAG ACAGCGGCCTCACATGGAGCTTCCTTTTGAGGAGAGTGAGCGGAGAGCTCTGCTTCTGAAGAAGTGGTCCCTGTACAAGCATCGAGAGcatgagatggagagagatgcCATCAGGTCCATGCTTGAGGCCCAACAGGAAGCTCTGCAGGAGCTGCATGTCCTGTCCCCAGAGCTACATGCGGAGGCCACCAAGCGGGACCCCAATTTATTCCCCTTTGAAAAAGAAGGGCCAGATTACACGCCACCAGTCTCCAACTACCAGCCCCCTGAAGGCAGGTACCATGACATCACCAAGGTGTACACACAGGTGGAGTTTAAGAGGTAG